Proteins from one Sarcophilus harrisii chromosome 2, mSarHar1.11, whole genome shotgun sequence genomic window:
- the KLHDC4 gene encoding kelch domain-containing protein 4 isoform X2, with the protein MAKKLFYTTNSISTILERIPGQKLKSPIHLQGAVLIRATGGPSGRSGHRMVPWKRQLIIFGGFHESTRDYIYYNDIYAFSLDTYTWSKLSPSGTGPTPRSGCQMSVSPEGTIIIYGGYSKQRVKKDVDKGTLHSDMFLLKCEEGKEEDKWMWTRVSPSGVKPTPRSGFSVAMAPSGRTLLFGGVCDEEEEESIEGDFFNDLYFYDITKNRWFTGQLKVPKAEKRKRRRGKKPEPESAESQGEEAAAVQGPREEIREVVAEDGTIMTIKQVIPVSVASVVSESEEEEASDEAGGPVVEPCARSNAMLAVKQGMLYVYGGMFEAGDRQFTLNDFYCLDLHKMEEWKVLVEMDPKTQEWLEESDSEDEDEVEGAGAGGGEEEEDDEETEEESEEDEEGDRHPAVEPNEKYIDYLPRTEEYWVRIARNNMGPDAKEKKVIKVAHAMAKTFYDDAV; encoded by the exons GGCAACAGGAGGGCCTTCAGGCCGGAGTGGACATCGAATGGTACCGTGGAAGAGACAATTAATCATCTTTGGGGGATTCCATGAGAGTACAAG GGATTACATCTATTACAATGACATCTATGCCTTTAGCCTGGACACATACACATGGAGCAAGCTTTCTCCGTCAGGGACAGGTCCCACGCCAAGATCCGGCTGTCAGATGTCTGTCTCCCCCGAGGGTACCATCATCATCTACGGTGGCTACTCCAAACAG aGAGTGAAGAAGGATGTTGACAAGGGTACTCTGCATTCAGACATGTTCCTGCTGAAATGTGAGGAAGGCAAGGAAGAAG ACAAATGGATGTGGACACGTGTCAGTCCCTCAGGAGTAAAGCCCACTCCTAGGTCCGGGTTCTCGGTGGCCATGGCTCCCAGTGGTCGAACACTGCTTTTTGGGGGTGTTtgtgatgaagaagaagaagagagcaTCGAAGGGGACTTCTTCAATGATCTGTATTTCTATGATATCACCAAGAACCGCTGGTTTACAGGACAGTTGAAG GTCCCTAAGGCAGAGAAGAGAAAACGCCGACGAGGCAAAAAGCCGGAGCCTGAAAGTGCTGAGAGCCAGGGCGAGGAGGCCGCCGCCGTGCAGGGGCCGCGGGAGGAGATTAGAGAGGTGGTGGCTGAGGATGGGACCATCATGACCATTAAACAAGTGATCCCTGTCTCTGTGGCGTCAGTGGTATCCGAGTCTGAAGAGGAGGAAGCTTCCGATGAGGCCGGCGGCCCTGTGGTCGAGCCCTGTGCTCGCTCAAATGCCATGCTGGCCGTGAAGCAAGGGATGCTCTATGTCTACGGGGGCATGTTTGAAGCAGGCGACCGTCAGTTCACTCTCAATGATTTCTACTGCCTTGATCTGCACAAGATGGAAGAATGGAAGGTCTTGGTGGAGATGGATCCCA AAACTCAAGAATGGTTGGAGGAAAGCGACtcagaagatgaagatgaagtagaaggagcaggagcaggagggggagaggaggaagaggatgatgaggaaacagaggaggaaagtgaagAGGATGAAG AAGGCGATCGGCACCCTGCAGTTGAGCCtaatgaaaaatacattgactATCTGCCTCGGACTGAAGAGTATTGGGTCAGGATCGCCCGGAACAACATGGGGCCTGATGCAAAGGAGAAGAAGGTGATCAAAGTAGCCCACGCCATGGCCAAGACTTTTTATGATGATGCAGTTTAA
- the KLHDC4 gene encoding kelch domain-containing protein 4 isoform X3 translates to MVPWKRQLIIFGGFHESTRDYIYYNDIYAFSLDTYTWSKLSPSGTGPTPRSGCQMSVSPEGTIIIYGGYSKQRVKKDVDKGTLHSDMFLLKCEEGKEEDKWMWTRVSPSGVKPTPRSGFSVAMAPSGRTLLFGGVCDEEEEESIEGDFFNDLYFYDITKNRWFTGQLKVPKAEKRKRRRGKKPEPESAESQGEEAAAVQGPREEIREVVAEDGTIMTIKQVIPVSVASVVSESEEEEASDEAGGPVVEPCARSNAMLAVKQGMLYVYGGMFEAGDRQFTLNDFYCLDLHKMEEWKVLVEMDPKTQEWLEESDSEDEDEVEGAGAGGGEEEEDDEETEEESEEDEEGDRHPAVEPNEKYIDYLPRTEEYWVRIARNNMGPDAKEKKVIKVAHAMAKTFYDDAV, encoded by the exons ATGGTACCGTGGAAGAGACAATTAATCATCTTTGGGGGATTCCATGAGAGTACAAG GGATTACATCTATTACAATGACATCTATGCCTTTAGCCTGGACACATACACATGGAGCAAGCTTTCTCCGTCAGGGACAGGTCCCACGCCAAGATCCGGCTGTCAGATGTCTGTCTCCCCCGAGGGTACCATCATCATCTACGGTGGCTACTCCAAACAG aGAGTGAAGAAGGATGTTGACAAGGGTACTCTGCATTCAGACATGTTCCTGCTGAAATGTGAGGAAGGCAAGGAAGAAG ACAAATGGATGTGGACACGTGTCAGTCCCTCAGGAGTAAAGCCCACTCCTAGGTCCGGGTTCTCGGTGGCCATGGCTCCCAGTGGTCGAACACTGCTTTTTGGGGGTGTTtgtgatgaagaagaagaagagagcaTCGAAGGGGACTTCTTCAATGATCTGTATTTCTATGATATCACCAAGAACCGCTGGTTTACAGGACAGTTGAAG GTCCCTAAGGCAGAGAAGAGAAAACGCCGACGAGGCAAAAAGCCGGAGCCTGAAAGTGCTGAGAGCCAGGGCGAGGAGGCCGCCGCCGTGCAGGGGCCGCGGGAGGAGATTAGAGAGGTGGTGGCTGAGGATGGGACCATCATGACCATTAAACAAGTGATCCCTGTCTCTGTGGCGTCAGTGGTATCCGAGTCTGAAGAGGAGGAAGCTTCCGATGAGGCCGGCGGCCCTGTGGTCGAGCCCTGTGCTCGCTCAAATGCCATGCTGGCCGTGAAGCAAGGGATGCTCTATGTCTACGGGGGCATGTTTGAAGCAGGCGACCGTCAGTTCACTCTCAATGATTTCTACTGCCTTGATCTGCACAAGATGGAAGAATGGAAGGTCTTGGTGGAGATGGATCCCA AAACTCAAGAATGGTTGGAGGAAAGCGACtcagaagatgaagatgaagtagaaggagcaggagcaggagggggagaggaggaagaggatgatgaggaaacagaggaggaaagtgaagAGGATGAAG AAGGCGATCGGCACCCTGCAGTTGAGCCtaatgaaaaatacattgactATCTGCCTCGGACTGAAGAGTATTGGGTCAGGATCGCCCGGAACAACATGGGGCCTGATGCAAAGGAGAAGAAGGTGATCAAAGTAGCCCACGCCATGGCCAAGACTTTTTATGATGATGCAGTTTAA